A single Nerophis ophidion isolate RoL-2023_Sa linkage group LG26, RoL_Noph_v1.0, whole genome shotgun sequence DNA region contains:
- the rnf126 gene encoding E3 ubiquitin-protein ligase RNF126 has translation MAEAHPWPSRFFCHRCSAEISPRLPEYTCPRCESGFIEELLEERSADNGSMPTISSGPQNQQPFENPDQHLFTFPSGYGQFSLSVFDDAFDFGTGLREEDNRDAENRRERENASRQRYSARQPRSRQGSRRQTGRHEGVPTLEGIIQQLVNGIIAPTAMPNIGIGPWGVLHSNPMDYAWGANGLDAIITQLLNQFENTGPPPADRDKIKNLPSVHITEDQVASGLECPVCKEDYSVEENVRQLPCNHMFHNDCIVPWLEQHDTCPVCRKSLSGQNTATNPPELSGMNFTSSSSSSSSSSSSTPQSSSSTINDNATDNS, from the exons GAGTACACATGTCCAAGATGTGAGTCAGGGTTTATTGAGGAGCTGCTGGAAGAAAGAAG TGCTGACAATGGCTCCATGCCTACTATCTCCAGCGGGCCACAAAACCAGCAACCATTTGAG AATCCAGACCAgcacttgtttacattcccttcGGGCTATGGCCAGTTCTCGCTGAGTGTCTTTGACGATGCATTCGATTTTGGGACCGGACTCCGAGAGGAAGACAACCGGGATGCGGAAAACCGCAGAGAAAGGGAGAACGCATCGCGACAACGATATAGCGCCAGGCAACCGAGAAGTCGTCAAGGTTCGAGGCGGCAGACAGGCAGGCATGAAGGAGTTCCGACTTTGGAAGG AATAATTCAGCAGCTTGTTAATGGAATCATTGCCCCCACTGCAATGCCGAATATTGGCATTGGACCCTG GGGCGTTCTTCATTCAAATCCAATGGATTATGCGTGGGGGGCTAATGGGTTAGATGCTATTATAACACAG TTATTAAACCAATTTGAGAACACGGGTCCTCCGCCTGCTGATagagataaaataaaaaatctgccTTCTGTCCACATTACAGAGGACCAAGTGG CTTCAGGACTGGAATGTCCAGTGTGTAAAGAAGATTACAGTGTGGAAGAAAATGTGAGGCAGCTACCGTGCAATCACATGTTCCACAACGATTGCATTGTACCCTGGTTGGAGCAG CATGACACGTGTCCAGTGTGCAGGAAAAGCTTGAGTGGACAAAACACGGCCACCAACCCTCCAGAACTATCAGGGATGAACTTTacctcctcttcttcctcgtcatcctcctcgtcctcctccaCCCCTCAATCCTCTAGCTCCACCATTAACGATAACGCTACAGACAACTCGTAG